Part of the Ictalurus furcatus strain D&B chromosome 28, Billie_1.0, whole genome shotgun sequence genome is shown below.
CCTCCACGTGTGTATAAATCACGTGTGTATAAATCACGTGTGTATAAATCACGTGTGGTACAGTGCTCTGTCTCAGCGGCTGAGATTTAAACACTGTCACATATCAGAGTctaatttaaatgaatactttaccttatattatatttttctcATCCTCTGTCCTGTACAATGGTgtttacaattaaaataaaataaaaacaattcattAGTTGCTCTTCTGTTAGTTTTTTAAGATAAAAGAGACGACGGCagcttgttttttctttttttacagtaaatttgCAGGGTTAAAGTTCATCAAATTAGCACTATTTTTCATGTTAAAGTGAACTGTTTAATTCACGTTCAGTCTGAAAACTGATTAAGATAAAAacatctaaataataataataataatttttttccagaagAAATCAGAGCCTGCTGTTGAGGACTGAACTATCCCCGATGACGTTTTCTTGATGGGCGTGAGAACACATCTGTAGAACACATTATTTAACTTGCACTATATTATCTTGGACACTTTAAAATATCTGGAAGGAAGTGACCTGGCTCGGAcatcccataattctgttcacATACGAGGTGACTGTGGTGTGAATCGACATGGTGATAATATTGTAAACTGTGATTCTAAAatggcacacactcacacacacacaaacaaaaagatgAAAGGCCTCCCTCTTATCCGTGGAAGTCATGTGACTGGGTGATGTCACTAATGAGTCAATGTTGCTGTGTGCTCATGTGATCATAGAGGCGgagtgaggaagaggaagtcTGTGATGAAGGGGGAAGtgctcattcactcactgaatCACTCACTCTCTGACTCACTGAATCACTCACTCTCTGACTCACTGAATCACTCACTCTCTGACTCACTGAATCACTCACTCTCTGACTCACTGAATCACTCACTCGGTATCATGTCTTTGTGATGGCGCATGATGTGTTGGTTTTTCTCCGACGGTCTCCGGAAGCCCTTGGAGCAGAACTGGCAGCGATGTGGATAATCCTTGGTGTGGATGGAAATGACGTGGCGTTTGAATCCCGAGGCGTCGCCGGTGCTGTAGTCACAGTACTGACACTGATACACACGTCGTTCCCTTGGTCCCTTGGCACCTATCACCTTTTTAATGATGGGAGCTCCGCCCAGAGCGAGCTGCGCCGCCCCGATGGTCTTCTTGGGTGGGCTTCGCTCCTGCGTCTGTAACGAAGGCGCCGGTTGTTGTTCGATTGCATTTTGTTGCGTTTCCTGTTGCTGCGGTTCTTTAGTGTGAACGGATAAAATGTGTCGACTCAGCACAAACGGATCGGCAGTCTTAAAGCTGCAGTGGCGACACTGGTGCGGCCGCTTGGCCCTGTGGGACACGGCGTGCTTTTTGAGCTCCGAGGGTCGATGGAACCCCTTACCGCAGACGTCGCACTTGTGAGGATAGTCTTTCGTGTGGACGGAGATGACGTGACGCTTCAGATCGCTGGAATTGGAGCTGCGATGATCACACAGGTCGCACCGGTGACCTCGAGCCTCATCGTTGTCGTCGTCTTCGTCGTGATCGTGATCAGGGTCGTGGTCCTGCGTGGTCTCTGCGACGGTTTCCGTGAGCTGCTCCGTGTGCGGCTCCGAAACCGCTGCCGTCTCCTCATCCTCGTCCTCGCGGCTGTGTTTGGTCTTCATGTGCGTCTTCAGGTTGGACGAATCGGCAGATTTGTAGCTGCAGTGCGTGCAGGAGTATGGCTTCTCGCccgtgtgcgtgcgcgtgtgctTGCGTAGCTCGGACGGATGCCTGAAGCTCTTTCCACACTCGACACACACGTGAGGGAAGTTTTTACTGTGCACGGCCAGCAGGTGGCGGTTTAACAGGCCCTGCTCCGCCGTCTCATACTCGCAGAACTTGCACTTGTGTGTCTTCTTAGCAGGAACGGCGGCCATCTTTGTTTTCTGCTGCGGTTGGAGGCGATTGGAGAAGACCGGCGCCTGCTGGTGGAAATCTTTCAGAGTGTCGGACTCAAACTGAGCCTTGgtgccgagtgtgtgtgtgtgctgtgtgtgctgtgtgtgctcCTCCATGTGACTGTGGAAGCTGGACTTCTTGTTGGTGGTGAAGTCGCAGTCGGTGCACTGGTACTTCTTACGGCTCAGGACGTCCTGGTGGTGGTTCCGAGTGTGACGCTTCAGGAAACCCCGAGATTTAAACTTCTTCCCACACAGGACGCAGGGGTAAACTGTGAGGGGCTGACCGTACGGCCCGATGATAATCgctacagagacacagagagagagacatgagagtgtgtgtgtgtgtgtgtgtgtgtatacaatgagtacagtgtgtataatgtgtgtgttgtatgtgtgtgtgtgtgtgttgtgttaccTGTCTGCACCTGCCTGTGCTCAGCCCGTCTGTGTGTTTTGCCGTGTTgttgtttgagtgtgtgtggcaTTTCAGACTCGTCAATGTGCAGAACCGCACTCGCCGCACCGTTCCTGTTCTCACAGCACTCCGagtcatctaacacacacacacacacacacacacacacacacaatgagcacAATATATAAAGTGGATCACAgtctgatcccaaagaacttgatcagacgactgaatgcttagactCAACGTTCCGCTACATGATAGAGAAGGTAACTCCACTTAAAAGAATGATAATTAATGAGAAAATGCTAGCActccggtacacacacacacgctctctctcacacacacacgcacacacaccttaaaacagaccacttgaCAATTAGGAGATAAATGCTGTTGAAGCGGGGGCGCTGCTGAGCTGCTGATGGAGCAGGACGTGAAGTTGGaggctgatttcgattaaactTGCTCTTTTCggccatacagtatattttgacTCGTTCCACTCCGTTTCTCTGTTTGCGCGTTTCATTTTGTattacgttaaaatgtctggaaaaaacTGGAAAGCCCGTAGAACTATTCAGACACAAGCGAGGCCTGGTGTGCGCGCCGTGAGCGAATCGCCTCCTTCCCCTGGATCCGCCTCGCCGCGCGGTGACTCTGACTTCGCCGCCCTCAGGCTCGAGCTGCTGGCTTCACCGGGGgaggacatcgccgatatttttaaaaaggagctccaggagactctcgggggtgcgctgtctactatcgAGCTCGGCCTGCAGGCCGTGAAGGCACAGCCGGCTAGTGATAGAGTCGCTAGCGATGCTACCAcgtcaacactgaaaggtactgttggggaaacgGAGCACGCGCTCTCCGGTGGCACCGACGCCATCGCCCACATGAAGACTGCtgtcgagtctctcactgcgcccctgacctgtgtgtgtgaggacttggagtcgaggtcacggcgcaataacgttaggatagtgggagttccagagggcgcggACACCGGTACAACCGCTGCTGCAGCGGCCTGAATTTCAAAAATTTCAGAAGTAATCACACCCCTTCAAGAAATAAACCTCTCTATATA
Proteins encoded:
- the LOC128603637 gene encoding zinc finger Y-chromosomal protein 1; the protein is MDDTVTRLALRSQEPKIILHGSDDGGMCGEEYVVELQETVLLSDGENDGENDGVAVRSFSSDELVIQDAVEDVVAEDDEGVAVETCVMSLEGEEDEEDGVTVAEEELVEERENELHSSGDYLMISLDEDGKMVSADGEEVTVEGALDDQEVEKDEDGQEVIKVYIFKADSGDDELGEGDSDSVCKPLREKMLYMSVSDGHHTHTDGGSKLSDEVYMEVVVGGEEPVCNDRPYESKDFMPVNWTAAYDDSECCENRNGAASAVLHIDESEMPHTLKQQHGKTHRRAEHRQVQTAIIIGPYGQPLTVYPCVLCGKKFKSRGFLKRHTRNHHQDVLSRKKYQCTDCDFTTNKKSSFHSHMEEHTQHTQHTHTLGTKAQFESDTLKDFHQQAPVFSNRLQPQQKTKMAAVPAKKTHKCKFCEYETAEQGLLNRHLLAVHSKNFPHVCVECGKSFRHPSELRKHTRTHTGEKPYSCTHCSYKSADSSNLKTHMKTKHSREDEDEETAAVSEPHTEQLTETVAETTQDHDPDHDHDEDDDNDEARGHRCDLCDHRSSNSSDLKRHVISVHTKDYPHKCDVCGKGFHRPSELKKHAVSHRAKRPHQCRHCSFKTADPFVLSRHILSVHTKEPQQQETQQNAIEQQPAPSLQTQERSPPKKTIGAAQLALGGAPIIKKVIGAKGPRERRVYQCQYCDYSTGDASGFKRHVISIHTKDYPHRCQFCSKGFRRPSEKNQHIMRHHKDMIPSE